A window of Adhaeribacter arboris genomic DNA:
GTTGCGCGCTGATGGGAGCTACGTTGTATTGGGGGGGAACCAACAAGTAAGTGGTAAACCGGTTGATGCTAAAGTTCGCCAAGTTTTCCCGGCCAAAAAGCGTGCTATCCTGCAAGGTGCTAAACGAAACCAGAAAATTCGGGTGAAAATGGGAGTTTACCGGAAAATCTTTAAATACGCCGGTAACTTTTAAAGTAACTTTATTATCTAAGCGTACAAATTGGCCAATCGGGTTTTGTTTCGGAAAATACTTGGCAACTAATTTTTCGGTGAGTAAAATGGTATTCGGTTCGCTTAAGGCCGTTTGAGGAGTACCACTGCGGAGCAACACGGTGAAAATTTTAAAAAAAGAAGGCTCCGCAAAAAAAACATTCTCTTCGGTAAAAAATTTCTGCGGACTAACGGCTATTACGGCCTTATGCTGTAACAAACGGGTGGCTTCTTCTACGGCCGGAAAATCGTTTTTAAGCAAAGGACCAAAGGGCGGGGCAATATTCGCTAATTGCAAACTGGGTACATCGTCGCCGTTAAAGGAGCGGCCTACCCGGTAGATACGGTTGGCGTTGGCATGGTACGTATCGTAGCTTAACTCCTGAAAAATAAACAAGGCAATCAGCAGGCAACACGCCAGCCCCACGGCCAACCCAAAAATGTTAATGAACGAAAACAACTTGTGCCGCAACAAATTCCGGAGCGCAATTTTAAAGTAGTTAAGTAGCATAGCCGAGGGGATTTAAATTACGGTACTATTTACCGCGTAAGAAAAATGCCACGTTTTTAAGTGGTTAAAATACAGTAGTTTAAGTGGGTAAATCCTTGAGATAGGTTCAAATATGTCCGGTTTTGATACAATAAATTGTCCGGTTCTGTAACAGCGGGAGGAGTTGATTTGAGTGGGTGTTTTTTAGGTGTTGAGAAGAAACTACTATTAAACCACCGCGCAAGCCACCTTGCTCTTCTTATTTTGTTTCGTGATGCGCTCCGGCCATCTGTTGCAGTTATTCCGGATTGCTTTTTCAGGATAAATTCTGCAAACCGACTTGACTGAGTATATTGCAACATGAGTGAGTTGATTAACAGGAAATCAGATTTTTTTTACAGGATTGCTAAACTCTTAAAGCAAGCCAGGAATTCAGTGGTACAGTCCATTAACCGAACAATGGTTCATACTTATTATGAAATCGGCAGACAAATTCTGGAAGAAGAGCAATACGGAAGGGAAAGAGCTGAATATGGACAACAACTTATTAAAGACTTATCCGCGAGGCTTTTAAAAGAGTTTGGTAAAGGATTTTCTCCTACCAACCTCAAACAAATGCGTTCTTTTTATCTCATATATTCAAAAGGTCAGACACTGTCTGACGAATTTAAACTTAGCTGGTCTCATTATTTAAAACTAATGAGAATTGACGATGAAAAAGAAAGGAAGTTTTATGAGATAGAATCAATTAAAAATAATTGGAGTCTAAGAGAATTGCAGCGTCAATACGACAGTGCGCTTTACGCAAGGTTAGCATTAAGCAGGGATAAAGATAAAGTAGTAGAACTCTCCCAAAAAGGATTAATTATTGAAAATTCCAAGGATGTAGTTAAAGATCCGTACGTTTTAGAATTTATTGGCTTACCGGAACACTCAACTTATTCAGAAAGCCAATTAGAACAGAAACTAATTGATAAATTAGAGCACTTTTTACTGGAATTAGGGACTGGTTTTACATTTGTTGCAAGGCAGAAAAGAATCACGTTTGATGAAAAGCACTTTCGCGTTGACTTAGTATTTTATAATAGAATATTAAAAAGCTTTGTGTTAATTGACCTGAAGATAGGAGAATTAACCCATCAGGATTTAGGTCAGATGCAGATGTATGTCAATTACTACGACCGCGAAATGAGATTGCCGGATGAGAACAAAACAATTGGAATAATCCTTTGCCAGGATAAAAGTCAGGCAGTTGTAGAATATACCTTACCAGAAAATAATGAACAAATTTTTGCAAGTAAATATCAAACCATTTTACCAAGTAAAGAAGATTTGAAACACCTAATTGAAAGTAAAGGAGCTTGAATTTCTACTAATTTGCGTATATCCCTAAGTGTAAGCCATTATTAAAAGCTATGCCATTAGAAACCTTAACATCAGAACAACGAAATCAAGAACTATTTCATCACATAGATCCAGGTTTTATTAATCATAGGCTATGTCATAGTTCATTTCCACCGGACTATCTGGGGAGATTTAATGAAATTCGTATAAAAGAAAATGATCACTAAGCAAAACTTACAAATGATCATTATTTGGTTGATATAGTTTTAACACTATGTAAAAATAGTGGTGTTAAAACACTTGGTGAAACTTTATTAGATAATCTCATAGTTGGTCAAGTTTTTTGTAGTACAGAAACCTTCAAAGGAGCAGGAAATAAAGCTTATGACAAAAATATACGTATTCGCAATCAAATTTTATTAACATTTAAATATAATAAAAAGGTATATGCTGACTTTTCTGCATTACATTTTGTTGCCGACACTGGAAGGTTGGAACAATCCAGAAAATCGATATGCCAGTTATTGGCGTAATTAGGGAAATTAAAGATAACGAAATAATTATTTATCCATTTATTATTGGTGCACCTTCATTTGATCATCTATTTAACCAAGGTAAAGGTATTGATTCCACTACTTTAATGTGGGAAGGTTGGGATTTTATGAAATAGTGCCTTCTGACATTGATGAGTTTACGAACATTAAATCAATAGAAGTCGAAGATGAAGAATGGCAAGAATATATGTCGAAAATCAGCGAATCTGATGTAAAAGGTAAGTTATGTGAAATTTTGAAAGAAATTCCCTCCAAGGATTGGGGAGGAGAATCAAATGATTTATTTGCTACACAAATCCATCAATCAGGAAGAAGAACAACTGCAGCTTTTGTGCTTAAAGGACCATCTAAATTTGGTGAAATGAAATTGACTCATTTAGATAAAAATGCAGATCAGATTTTTCGGCTAGCTCAGTCGCCAGCAAAATTGTTGATTGTTCAGCACTCACATAATATTGGTGAAGCTGTAGGAGCAACTCTAAGAGCTTTTGCAGTTTCTCCACATAATCCAAGACACTATTGTCTTATTGATGGAAGGGATACTTACAAAATTTTAAAAGCTTACGATAAATTATAATAGCTTATAACAGTTGTTAAAATGAAGCTGCTGTTTTTTAGTAATTTGAGTCTCTTTTCTTTAACTTATTGCCCATTTGGCAGAGACGGATCTCTTAAATCGCCACGATTTCGCCAAGCTATTGAATGGTAATACCATGTATAGAATAAAAACAGGTTAATAAGAAAATTATAATCTTAATTAGGATACAAGCGATTAGCAACTAGAAGGAGCAAATAAAAAGTCTTTGTGAGCAGCACTGTGTCAGAAGCCTTTTTGCATTTGGCTCCGTTACCAACGACAGGTTTAAAGTCGACAGCGATATTGATTTAGTGATAGATATTGATGCTCCTGACCCCCTTAGAATATACCGATTATTACTTTGAATTGAAATTTCAATTAGAGCAAATCTTGCAATTAGAAATTGATTTACTAGAGCAAAAAGCTATTCGGAATCCTTTTCTCAAACAAGAAATTAACCGGACTAAAGTACTTGTTTAAGGAAAGTGATATTCCATTATGGTTAGCCGACATAAAAAGATCTATACTAGAAATTTGTGATTTCTTGCCAGCAGAAAAGGACTTTACTTTATTTCATTTACTCAAGAGAAAATCTGCCCAATCAACTATCCGGGTAAGCCTAAAAACCTGTAAAATGCTGGTTGCCATTACTTATTCCGTCACTCGCGGCGCAAGGCGTTTACCGGATTAATCAGGGCGGCTTTCATAACCTGGATGCCGACCGTAAGCAAGGCGAGGAGTAAAACCGGTACTACGGCGGCGGCGAACATCCACCACGCAAGGTTTATGCGGTAGGCAAAATCCTGCAGCCAGTAATGCAGAATATACCCCGCTAGGGGCAAGGCCAGGAAACAGGCAAACACCACCAGTTTTAAAAATTCTTTCGATAAAAGCACCGCAATGCCATTTAAGGTAGCTCCCAATACTTTCCGGATTCCAATTTCTTTGGTTTTCTGAGAGATAGAATAGGAAATAAGGCCATAAAGCCCTAAGCAGGCAATTACCAACGACAATACCGAGAAGTATACAATTATTTTAGAGAAACGTTCTTCCGCCTGGTATTGCGCTTCCAGTTGCTTATCTAAAAAACCATAATCAAACAAAGCATTCGGGAAATGCTTGGCCCATACTTTTTCGATGAACGCTTTGCTTTGGCTTATTTTTCGGCGATCTAACTTTATGGTAATCCTCGAAAACCGCTCCGCCTGCGGGTGAATAGCTAATGGTTCTATCGGTCGTTGTAATACGTCGAAGTGAAAATCATGAACTACCCCTACAATAGTTCCGGGCTGGCCATCGGTGGTAAAAGGTTTACCAATAGCCTTTTCCGGCGTGTGCCAGTTAAATCTTTTCACCGCGCTTTCGTTCACGAGAATTGGCCGGATACTATCCCCCGTTACCTGGCGCGTAAAATTAGTTCCGGCAATTAATTCTATTCCGTATACTTTTAGGTAGTCGGTGTCTACCCCAAGTAGCGCCGTATTTACCCGGAAAGGCTTGCCCCGGGCGTCCGTGGTTTGGGAACCAGCTTTATCTAATCCCCCCATGATTAAGGAATTGGAAGTGGCCACCCCCGAAACAAGCGGACTAACGGTTAATTCATTTTTAAAGGCCGGATATCCCTTTATAACATCGGTGTTTCCGCTTACGCGTAAGAAAAGCAGCGCCTCTTTATTGTACCCTAAATCCTTGTGTTTTATATACGTCATTTGCGAGTAAATAACCACCACGCTGGTTATTAATATTAGGGTTATAACAAATTGAACTATTACCAGCGATTGCCGCAACAACACCCCTTTGGGCCCGGATTTAAAAGCCCCTTTTAAAATGCTGGCCGGCTTAAAAGCCGAAAGAATAAAGGCAGGATAAATACCCGAAAGAATACCTAAAAAAATAGTAACTCCTGTTAGAAAAATTAATAGTTGAGGGGTTGAAAACAGAGAAATATCTTTAGCGGTAATCTGGTAGAAAAAAGGCTGAATAAAAAATGAAATCAACAAGGCTAACACTAGGGCCAAAAGAGCCATCAACACCGATTCTAATAAATATTGGAATATAAGCTGCGTTTTATCGGCGCCGATTACTTTTTTAATACTTACTTCTTTGGCTCTATTTACGGTGCGGGCCGTAGCCAAATTGGTATAATTAATACCGGCCAGCAGTAAGATAAAAACACCGATAGTAGAAAAAATATAAACGTGGCTTTGGTTGCCGCCGGCAGTTTCCTCATCGGCTACGTGCGTTGAAAGGTGAATGGCCCGCAAGGGTTGCAGTTTATAAGAATAGGTAACGTTAAACCGGTGGGCTAAATTTTTGGTGTAAAGGGAAGTGATTTTTTGGGAAAAAGTTTTGTAATCCGCACCGGGTTTTAACAAAAGATAGGTATAAAATTTATCATTATCGGGATCGTTGCCCGTTAGTACCTCCGGGTTGGCCACCTCCACCGTTCTAAAAGAAGCCAGCATGCTAAATGTAAAATGTGAATTCTGGGGAGGGTCAGGGGTGATGCCGGTTACTTTATAGCTTTTCCCCATCTCAACGCCGTCGTATAGGTAAATCTTGAGGGTTTCCCCAATCGGATCTGTTTCCCCAAAATATTTCCGGGCCGTTGATTCGGTAAGAATAACCGAGTAAGGCTCGCTAATGGCCGTAGCCGCATTGCCTCTAATTAGATTGTAACTGAAAATGTGAAAGAAGGAAGGATCCGTCAGAATAATACGTTCTTGCAGGAGCTTATCTTTATACTGCACCACTTCTTCCCGCATATCCATCCGTACGGTATTTTCTACTTCCGGATAATCCTGCTGAAGAACTGCTGCTATTGTAGCTCCGGACCGGGCCGAT
This region includes:
- a CDS encoding PDDEXK nuclease domain-containing protein; its protein translation is MSELINRKSDFFYRIAKLLKQARNSVVQSINRTMVHTYYEIGRQILEEEQYGRERAEYGQQLIKDLSARLLKEFGKGFSPTNLKQMRSFYLIYSKGQTLSDEFKLSWSHYLKLMRIDDEKERKFYEIESIKNNWSLRELQRQYDSALYARLALSRDKDKVVELSQKGLIIENSKDVVKDPYVLEFIGLPEHSTYSESQLEQKLIDKLEHFLLELGTGFTFVARQKRITFDEKHFRVDLVFYNRILKSFVLIDLKIGELTHQDLGQMQMYVNYYDREMRLPDENKTIGIILCQDKSQAVVEYTLPENNEQIFASKYQTILPSKEDLKHLIESKGA
- a CDS encoding nucleotidyltransferase domain-containing protein; translation: MKSLCEQHCVRSLFAFGSVTNDRFKVDSDIDLVIDIDAPDPLRIYRLLL
- a CDS encoding ABC transporter permease, which codes for MVRDKMYSFLNIVGLSAGLTCFAFIALWINSELNYDAFNQNYDRIVRVNKLIKTETNLSESARSGATIAAVLQQDYPEVENTVRMDMREEVVQYKDKLLQERIILTDPSFFHIFSYNLIRGNAATAISEPYSVILTESTARKYFGETDPIGETLKIYLYDGVEMGKSYKVTGITPDPPQNSHFTFSMLASFRTVEVANPEVLTGNDPDNDKFYTYLLLKPGADYKTFSQKITSLYTKNLAHRFNVTYSYKLQPLRAIHLSTHVADEETAGGNQSHVYIFSTIGVFILLLAGINYTNLATARTVNRAKEVSIKKVIGADKTQLIFQYLLESVLMALLALVLALLISFFIQPFFYQITAKDISLFSTPQLLIFLTGVTIFLGILSGIYPAFILSAFKPASILKGAFKSGPKGVLLRQSLVIVQFVITLILITSVVVIYSQMTYIKHKDLGYNKEALLFLRVSGNTDVIKGYPAFKNELTVSPLVSGVATSNSLIMGGLDKAGSQTTDARGKPFRVNTALLGVDTDYLKVYGIELIAGTNFTRQVTGDSIRPILVNESAVKRFNWHTPEKAIGKPFTTDGQPGTIVGVVHDFHFDVLQRPIEPLAIHPQAERFSRITIKLDRRKISQSKAFIEKVWAKHFPNALFDYGFLDKQLEAQYQAEERFSKIIVYFSVLSLVIACLGLYGLISYSISQKTKEIGIRKVLGATLNGIAVLLSKEFLKLVVFACFLALPLAGYILHYWLQDFAYRINLAWWMFAAAVVPVLLLALLTVGIQVMKAALINPVNALRRE